A section of the Streptomyces sp. CG1 genome encodes:
- a CDS encoding MFS transporter gives MSSASEAAATPAADPKRWVALAVLLTATLLDLLDATIINIAVPSIQRDIDASNTAVQWITAGYTLSFAIGLITGGRLGDIFGRKKVFLLAMAGFTVASALSGVATGPDMLIVTRILQGLMASLMVPQVLSIMQVTFAPQEMGRAFGMFGAVSGIGAVSGPVLGALLTEGDVFGLSWRPIFLVNIPVGIIGLILGRRYLNESKAPSTPRLDLVGVVLATLGLLMLLYPLTRGQELGWPAWSLVCMPASLLVFAGFVLHQRSKIRRDGFPLVELSLFKVRSFSAGIVVQLIFGTAFGLFSLTGALYMQIGLGWTPVHSALTSLMFGVTMSVTAIFSIQKLVPRFGRKVLQTGALLLIAGLAIYGWLAREHGTGVTTTLLIVPLVVAGAGLGMIMAPLTSAVLSEVPGEHAGSASGLVNTVNQLGLSFGLGLTSVTFFTSVPSNATSGKPYIGAFTDSLWWVGGGMALAFLLMFALPKSAQPQFAAPEPSEAGDAGPAPEAKGATEATEAPESPESPEATERASQVPASEPAPASRATA, from the coding sequence ATGAGCTCCGCCAGTGAAGCAGCAGCCACTCCCGCTGCCGACCCGAAGCGCTGGGTGGCCCTGGCCGTGTTGCTGACCGCAACTCTGCTGGACCTGCTCGACGCAACCATCATCAACATCGCGGTCCCGAGCATCCAGCGGGACATCGACGCCTCCAACACGGCCGTGCAGTGGATCACGGCGGGCTACACCCTGTCCTTCGCCATCGGCCTGATCACCGGTGGCCGGCTCGGCGACATCTTCGGCCGCAAGAAGGTCTTCCTGCTCGCCATGGCCGGATTCACCGTCGCCTCGGCGCTGTCCGGTGTGGCCACAGGACCGGACATGCTGATCGTCACGCGCATTCTGCAGGGCCTGATGGCATCGCTGATGGTGCCTCAGGTGCTGTCGATCATGCAGGTCACCTTCGCCCCGCAGGAGATGGGCCGGGCGTTCGGGATGTTCGGTGCGGTCAGCGGCATCGGCGCGGTCTCCGGCCCCGTTCTCGGCGCGCTGCTCACCGAGGGAGACGTCTTCGGTCTGAGCTGGCGACCGATCTTCCTCGTCAACATTCCCGTGGGCATCATCGGCCTCATCCTGGGCCGGCGCTACCTCAACGAGTCGAAGGCTCCCTCGACACCGCGTCTCGACCTGGTGGGCGTCGTCCTCGCCACACTCGGTCTGCTGATGCTGCTGTACCCGCTCACCCGGGGCCAGGAGCTCGGCTGGCCGGCATGGAGCCTGGTGTGCATGCCCGCGAGCCTGCTCGTCTTCGCCGGCTTCGTGCTGCACCAGCGGTCCAAGATCCGCCGCGACGGGTTCCCGCTGGTCGAACTCTCGCTGTTCAAGGTCAGGAGCTTCTCCGCGGGCATCGTCGTCCAGCTGATCTTCGGCACGGCCTTCGGTCTGTTCTCGTTGACCGGAGCGCTGTACATGCAGATCGGCCTCGGCTGGACACCCGTGCACTCGGCGCTGACCAGCCTGATGTTCGGCGTGACCATGTCGGTGACGGCGATCTTCTCCATCCAGAAGCTGGTCCCCCGGTTCGGCCGCAAGGTTCTGCAGACGGGAGCACTGCTGCTGATCGCGGGCCTCGCGATCTACGGGTGGCTCGCGCGGGAGCACGGCACCGGTGTCACGACCACGCTGCTGATCGTGCCGCTCGTGGTGGCCGGTGCGGGTCTCGGGATGATCATGGCGCCGCTCACCAGCGCGGTGCTCTCCGAAGTGCCCGGCGAGCACGCCGGTTCCGCGTCCGGCCTGGTCAACACTGTCAACCAGCTCGGTCTCTCATTCGGCCTCGGGCTGACCTCGGTGACCTTCTTCACCAGCGTGCCGTCCAACGCCACGAGCGGAAAGCCCTACATCGGCGCCTTCACCGACTCCCTGTGGTGGGTGGGTGGCGGCATGGCTCTCGCTTTCCTGCTGATGTTCGCTCTGCCCAAGTCGGCACAGCCTCAGTTCGCGGCTCCCGAGCCCAGCGAGGCCGGCGACGCCGGTCCCGCGCCGGAGGCGAAGGGAGCGACAGAAGCCACGGAAGCTCCGGAATCTCCGGAATCTCCGGAAGCGACGGAACGGGCATCACAGGTACCGGCGAGTGAGCCGGCCCCCGCATCCCGCGCCACCGCCTGA
- a CDS encoding SDR family NAD(P)-dependent oxidoreductase yields the protein MTAIAKISLITGANKGIGLEAARSLGRLGAVVLMGARDGARGEAAVKVLREEGADAHFVQLDVTDVADVAAAARRIDKTYGRLDILVNNAGINVEWPAAKASEVSLEALRTTFETNVCGLVAVTNAMLPLLRRSPEGRIVNVSSEMGIPAWLAGSEMPAITGYSVSKAAVNMLTVLYANELRGTTVKVNACSPGFVATDINRGVGVLTAEQGARVEVAAATLDADGPSGVFLTADGTVPW from the coding sequence ATGACAGCCATAGCGAAGATCTCCCTGATCACAGGTGCCAACAAGGGCATCGGTCTGGAAGCCGCCCGGAGCCTCGGACGGCTCGGCGCCGTCGTGCTGATGGGCGCCCGCGACGGGGCCCGTGGCGAGGCCGCGGTGAAGGTGTTGCGCGAGGAGGGCGCGGACGCGCACTTCGTGCAGCTGGACGTCACGGACGTCGCCGACGTCGCCGCCGCCGCACGCCGGATCGACAAGACGTACGGGCGCCTGGACATCCTCGTCAACAACGCCGGAATCAACGTCGAGTGGCCCGCCGCCAAGGCGAGCGAGGTCTCCCTCGAAGCGCTGCGGACCACCTTCGAGACGAACGTCTGCGGCCTGGTCGCGGTCACCAACGCGATGCTCCCGCTGCTGCGCCGCTCGCCGGAGGGCCGCATCGTCAACGTCTCCAGCGAGATGGGCATCCCGGCCTGGCTCGCCGGCTCCGAGATGCCGGCGATCACCGGGTACTCGGTGTCGAAGGCCGCAGTGAACATGCTGACCGTGCTCTACGCGAACGAGCTGCGCGGCACCACGGTCAAGGTCAACGCCTGCTCGCCCGGGTTCGTCGCCACTGACATCAACCGCGGAGTCGGTGTCCTGACGGCCGAGCAGGGCGCGCGGGTCGAGGTCGCCGCCGCGACACTGGACGCCGACGGCCCCTCCGGGGTCTTCCTCACCGCGGACGGCACCGTGCCCTGGTGA
- a CDS encoding methyltransferase, which translates to MGNATELDGSLRLLAIGDGFIYASALHLAAELKLADHLAQGARSAAELAGPTGTHAPSLHRLLRVLAGCGVFTQDDAGRFALTGVGEALRSDHPRSVRTTVAQQGRLTVRTFQYAEHALRTGEGTFTKAFGQPVWDYLKEHPQEGADFDTAMHEHSRVELAALVKAYDFTAAGRIVDIGGGDGTLLATVLADCPEESGVLFDLPHVVERNRIAEAGLSDRCEIVGGDVFGELPTGGDLYTMKSVLHGWTDSEVVTILRGVRSAMKPDGKLLLIERVIPAGDAPHPSKAFDLAMLIMAGGQERTQEEYTALLDEAGFRVERVIGTESVLSIVEARPVDSGR; encoded by the coding sequence ATGGGCAACGCAACGGAACTGGACGGCAGCCTTCGGCTCCTGGCGATCGGCGACGGCTTCATCTACGCCAGCGCCCTGCACCTGGCGGCGGAGCTGAAGCTGGCCGACCACCTGGCGCAGGGAGCGCGCTCGGCGGCCGAACTCGCAGGGCCCACAGGCACCCATGCGCCGAGCCTGCACCGACTGCTGCGCGTGCTCGCCGGCTGCGGCGTGTTCACCCAGGACGACGCCGGGCGCTTCGCACTGACCGGTGTCGGCGAGGCCCTGCGCTCGGACCATCCGCGCTCGGTGCGTACGACGGTGGCCCAGCAGGGCCGGCTGACCGTACGCACCTTCCAGTACGCGGAACACGCCCTGCGTACCGGCGAGGGCACCTTCACCAAGGCGTTCGGACAGCCGGTCTGGGACTACCTCAAGGAACACCCGCAAGAGGGCGCCGACTTCGACACCGCGATGCACGAGCACAGCCGGGTGGAGCTGGCCGCCCTCGTCAAGGCGTACGACTTCACTGCCGCGGGCCGTATCGTCGACATCGGCGGTGGCGACGGCACCCTGCTCGCCACCGTGCTCGCCGACTGCCCCGAGGAGAGCGGGGTGCTGTTCGACCTGCCGCACGTGGTGGAGCGCAACCGGATCGCGGAGGCCGGGCTCAGCGACCGCTGCGAGATCGTCGGAGGCGATGTCTTCGGCGAACTCCCCACGGGCGGCGACTTGTACACCATGAAGTCGGTGCTGCACGGTTGGACGGACAGCGAGGTCGTCACGATCCTGCGGGGCGTGCGCTCGGCCATGAAACCGGACGGCAAGCTGCTCCTCATTGAGCGGGTCATCCCCGCCGGAGACGCCCCGCACCCGAGCAAGGCGTTCGATCTGGCCATGCTGATCATGGCCGGCGGTCAGGAGCGGACCCAGGAGGAGTACACCGCGCTGCTCGACGAGGCCGGGTTCCGAGTCGAGCGGGTCATCGGCACCGAGTCGGTGCTGAGCATCGTGGAGGCGCGGCCCGTCGACAGCGGGCGTTGA
- a CDS encoding methyltransferase, with product MTDTASELDPPTPAGVPPEAALMPLLMGGFVTQSISVVARFGVADVLAEGPRPVEEIAAEVGAHTLSLYRVLRVVADFGVLTELPGRRFALTAQGELLRSDHSPSLRGLATHFGSHFHRAAWSHLYESVASGKPAFDLAHGEPQFDYYRTHPEEAAIFDGAMTSVASTIYATLEAYDFSRFGTVADIGGGNGAYLAGILAKNPELRGILFDLPDVVERSASVLRSAGVADRCKVVGGSFFDGVPEGADAYVLTAVVHDWDDDRSVDILRTIRAAMPEHATVLLGEPVVPDGPEPSVAKLLDLETLVGTTGRQRTESEFRDLLDRSGLRLTRIIHSSGPDSLVEAVARR from the coding sequence ATGACCGACACGGCAAGCGAGCTGGACCCGCCGACACCGGCGGGCGTGCCGCCCGAGGCGGCTCTGATGCCGCTCCTGATGGGCGGCTTCGTCACCCAGTCCATCAGCGTGGTGGCGCGCTTCGGGGTGGCGGACGTGCTCGCCGAAGGACCGAGGCCCGTGGAGGAGATCGCCGCCGAGGTAGGGGCGCACACGCTCAGCCTGTACCGGGTGCTGCGGGTCGTCGCCGACTTCGGTGTACTCACCGAACTGCCCGGTCGCCGCTTCGCCCTGACAGCACAGGGCGAACTGCTGCGGAGCGACCACTCCCCGTCGCTGCGCGGGCTCGCCACCCACTTCGGCTCGCACTTCCACCGCGCCGCCTGGAGCCACCTGTACGAGAGCGTGGCGAGCGGCAAGCCTGCCTTCGACCTCGCGCACGGAGAACCGCAGTTCGACTACTACCGCACCCACCCCGAGGAGGCCGCGATCTTCGACGGGGCCATGACCTCGGTGGCTTCCACCATCTACGCCACGCTGGAGGCCTACGATTTCAGCCGGTTCGGCACGGTCGCCGACATCGGCGGCGGAAACGGCGCCTATCTTGCCGGGATCCTGGCCAAGAACCCCGAGCTGCGCGGCATCCTGTTCGACCTGCCCGACGTCGTCGAGCGCTCCGCGTCCGTGCTGCGGAGTGCGGGCGTCGCCGACCGCTGCAAGGTGGTCGGTGGCTCCTTCTTCGACGGTGTCCCAGAGGGTGCCGACGCCTACGTCCTGACGGCCGTGGTGCACGACTGGGACGACGATCGCTCGGTCGACATCCTGCGCACCATACGGGCCGCGATGCCCGAGCACGCCACGGTCCTGCTCGGTGAGCCGGTCGTGCCGGACGGCCCCGAGCCGTCCGTCGCCAAGCTCCTCGACCTGGAGACACTCGTCGGCACCACGGGCCGGCAGCGCACCGAGTCGGAGTTCCGTGACCTGCTCGACCGGTCGGGGCTGCGACTGACTCGCATCATCCACAGCTCGGGCCCCGACAGCCTCGTGGAAGCCGTGGCCCGCCGATGA
- a CDS encoding Gfo/Idh/MocA family protein, whose amino-acid sequence MAVEPSQGPVRIGVLGARADIAVRRMLPAFAAEPGARLVAVASRDAAAAEASGRAHGCRGVHGYAELLSDPDVDAVYIPLPAALLAPWAEAALRAGKHVLAEKPLTDDPHEADRLFMLAADRGLALMENVMFPAHGQHAVVRRLLDDGSIGELRAFQVTFAVPELPRDDIRYRADLGGGALRDTGVYPIRAAVHFLGSGLRVVGASLTRGRGHEVDTSGAALLRTPDGVSAQLSFGLAHAYRSDYELCGSTGRITVDRAFTPPADHVPRIRLRDATGSRQIVAAADDQVAGTVRTFCAAVRSGTAPSGAVREQIRLLDEIRRCAVDGG is encoded by the coding sequence GTGGCCGTCGAACCGTCTCAGGGCCCCGTCCGCATCGGGGTCCTGGGAGCCCGTGCCGACATCGCGGTACGCCGGATGCTGCCCGCTTTCGCCGCCGAACCGGGCGCCCGCCTGGTGGCGGTGGCCAGTCGTGACGCCGCCGCGGCTGAGGCGAGCGGCCGTGCGCACGGCTGCCGCGGCGTGCACGGATACGCCGAACTGCTGTCTGACCCCGATGTCGACGCGGTCTACATCCCGCTGCCCGCAGCGCTGCTCGCGCCCTGGGCGGAGGCGGCGCTGCGGGCCGGTAAGCACGTACTCGCTGAGAAGCCGCTGACCGACGACCCCCACGAGGCGGACCGCCTGTTCATGCTCGCGGCCGACCGAGGGCTCGCCCTGATGGAGAACGTGATGTTCCCCGCGCACGGCCAGCACGCCGTCGTGCGCCGGCTCCTCGACGACGGATCCATCGGTGAACTGCGCGCCTTCCAGGTCACGTTCGCTGTGCCGGAGCTGCCGCGTGACGACATCCGCTACCGGGCGGACCTCGGCGGCGGCGCGTTGCGCGACACTGGCGTCTACCCCATCAGGGCGGCCGTTCACTTCCTCGGGTCCGGGCTGCGGGTCGTCGGTGCGAGCCTGACCCGCGGCCGGGGACACGAGGTGGACACCTCGGGCGCCGCACTGCTGCGCACCCCTGACGGGGTGAGCGCCCAGCTGTCGTTCGGCCTGGCCCACGCCTATCGCAGTGACTACGAACTGTGCGGAAGCACCGGACGCATCACGGTCGATCGTGCCTTCACGCCGCCCGCTGACCATGTGCCGCGCATCCGGCTGCGGGACGCGACCGGCAGCCGGCAGATCGTGGCGGCCGCCGACGATCAAGTCGCGGGTACGGTCCGGACGTTCTGCGCCGCGGTGCGCTCAGGGACGGCCCCTTCCGGCGCGGTGCGCGAGCAGATCAGGCTGCTCGACGAGATCCGTCGGTGCGCCGTGGACGGCGGGTGA
- a CDS encoding methyltransferase — MTSAQPDVNELSATLSEHMNGFLYTASLYAVTRFGIAEHLVDGPRTPAELAELTGVNGPHLHRILRYLATRDVFREDEQGRFHLTPLANLLRPGVPASLHDSFLMLGNEELYWKPMGKLYETVRTGHTVFDDMYGAQFFPYLQTVPELSTLFNAGTAGFSRQWIDQIAPSYEFPEGARVIDIGGGRGDLLRGVLAAHPAITGTLYDQESVLAEHRLDVPELAGRWSVEAGDFFERVPAGYDYYFLKSVLHDWSDDDCLRILKSVREGMREDSRLLVIDPVIPRGNEPHASKTIDAMMMVIHDGKERTQEEFEEILGTAGFKVRRTLPTPGLMSIVEATVA; from the coding sequence ATGACTTCCGCTCAGCCCGACGTGAATGAACTGAGCGCGACACTCTCGGAGCACATGAACGGCTTTCTCTACACCGCCTCGCTCTACGCGGTGACGCGCTTCGGCATCGCCGAGCATCTCGTCGACGGCCCACGCACCCCGGCGGAGCTGGCCGAGCTGACCGGCGTCAACGGCCCCCATCTGCACCGCATCCTGCGCTATCTGGCCACACGGGATGTGTTCCGCGAGGACGAGCAGGGACGCTTCCACCTAACGCCGCTGGCGAATCTGCTGCGCCCCGGCGTGCCCGCCTCACTGCACGACAGCTTCCTGATGCTCGGCAACGAAGAGCTGTACTGGAAGCCGATGGGCAAGTTGTACGAGACCGTGCGCACCGGCCACACCGTCTTCGACGACATGTACGGCGCGCAGTTCTTCCCGTACCTGCAGACGGTCCCGGAGCTGTCGACCCTGTTCAATGCGGGGACGGCGGGCTTCTCGCGCCAGTGGATCGACCAGATCGCCCCGAGTTACGAGTTCCCCGAGGGCGCGCGCGTCATCGACATCGGCGGCGGCCGGGGCGACCTGCTGCGCGGGGTACTCGCGGCCCACCCCGCCATCACCGGAACGCTCTACGACCAGGAGTCCGTGCTCGCCGAGCACCGCCTGGACGTACCGGAGCTGGCGGGCCGGTGGAGCGTCGAGGCGGGCGACTTCTTCGAGCGGGTGCCGGCCGGCTACGACTACTACTTCCTGAAGTCGGTCCTGCACGACTGGAGTGACGACGACTGCCTGCGCATCCTGAAGTCCGTACGGGAGGGGATGCGCGAGGACAGCCGTCTGCTGGTCATCGACCCGGTCATCCCACGGGGCAACGAACCGCACGCCAGCAAGACCATCGACGCGATGATGATGGTCATCCACGACGGCAAGGAGCGTACGCAGGAGGAGTTCGAGGAGATCCTCGGCACGGCAGGCTTCAAGGTGCGCCGGACGCTGCCCACGCCTGGCCTGATGTCCATCGTCGAGGCCACGGTCGCCTGA
- a CDS encoding VOC family protein, whose amino-acid sequence MAVAAIPEGYTAITPWIISADTAALIDFLKRAFHAEELGRMVGPGGRVEHAEVRIGDAVVMMFDRHSPDWQPTPAYLRLFVEDADAVYRQAIEAGATPVTEVTHLAFGDRVGRVRDPLGNLWWIQTHVEDVSPEELRRRFADPEFTARMEYVQSAEFFPQETGQG is encoded by the coding sequence ATGGCCGTCGCAGCGATCCCCGAGGGGTACACCGCAATCACACCCTGGATCATCTCGGCCGACACAGCCGCTCTCATCGACTTCCTCAAGAGGGCTTTCCACGCCGAGGAGTTGGGCCGCATGGTCGGTCCCGGTGGCCGCGTCGAGCACGCCGAGGTGCGGATCGGGGACGCGGTGGTCATGATGTTCGACCGGCACTCCCCGGACTGGCAGCCCACCCCCGCGTACCTGCGCCTGTTCGTCGAGGACGCCGACGCCGTGTACCGGCAGGCGATCGAGGCCGGAGCCACGCCGGTGACGGAGGTGACCCACTTGGCCTTCGGTGACCGGGTCGGCCGGGTGCGTGACCCGCTGGGCAATCTGTGGTGGATCCAGACGCACGTCGAGGATGTCTCTCCCGAGGAACTGCGGCGGCGCTTCGCCGACCCGGAGTTCACCGCGCGCATGGAGTACGTGCAGAGCGCCGAGTTCTTCCCCCAGGAGACTGGACAGGGCTGA
- a CDS encoding cytochrome P450, producing the protein MSAEDVIDLSALGEDFARDPHPVYAELRARGPVHRVLLPEGFTAWLVVGYEAARTALAHPHLSNDMRNAKDADLTDLVADAPNMLMSDPPRHTRLRKLVVREFTPRRIRALEGRVEQITHELIDAMLARPDGLADLVTDFAYPLPASVICELLGVPFDDREKFHAWSTEITKRLGDGGAEAAMGELMGYLTALLEDKRSRPGDDLLSALVRTSGEDQDALSTDELVGMAVLLLVAGQETTTGLIANGVLALLRHPDQLADLRADFSLLDGAVEEMLRHSGPTGTSLHRFTTAPVDLDGVVVPGGGELVLIGNTPANQDPARFPDAARFDIRRDASGHLAFGHGIHACFGAPLARLEAKAAVRALLERCPDLALAVDADALLWHPSVMMRGLTSLPVRVRAAAVSPAS; encoded by the coding sequence ATGAGCGCAGAGGACGTCATCGATCTGTCAGCACTCGGCGAGGATTTCGCCCGCGACCCGCACCCCGTCTACGCCGAACTGCGGGCACGGGGGCCGGTGCACCGGGTACTGCTGCCGGAGGGTTTCACCGCCTGGCTCGTGGTCGGCTACGAGGCCGCGCGCACGGCCCTTGCCCATCCGCATCTGTCCAACGACATGCGCAACGCCAAGGACGCGGACCTCACCGACCTGGTCGCCGATGCACCGAACATGCTGATGTCCGATCCGCCCCGGCACACCCGGCTGCGCAAACTGGTGGTGCGCGAGTTCACGCCGCGGCGCATCCGGGCCCTTGAGGGCCGCGTCGAGCAGATCACGCACGAGCTGATCGACGCGATGCTGGCCCGCCCCGACGGCCTCGCCGACCTCGTCACGGACTTCGCCTATCCGCTGCCCGCTTCGGTGATCTGCGAACTGCTCGGAGTGCCCTTCGACGACCGCGAGAAGTTCCACGCCTGGTCCACCGAGATCACCAAGCGGCTCGGTGACGGCGGCGCCGAGGCGGCCATGGGCGAGCTGATGGGGTACCTGACCGCCCTCCTGGAGGACAAGCGCAGCCGGCCCGGCGACGACCTGCTCAGTGCGCTTGTACGGACCAGCGGTGAGGACCAGGACGCCCTGTCCACCGACGAACTCGTCGGCATGGCTGTCCTGTTGCTCGTCGCCGGCCAGGAGACCACCACGGGACTGATCGCCAACGGCGTCCTCGCACTGCTCCGGCACCCGGATCAGCTCGCGGACCTGCGAGCCGACTTCTCCCTCCTGGACGGCGCGGTCGAGGAGATGCTGCGGCACAGCGGACCGACCGGCACCTCGCTGCACCGCTTCACCACCGCGCCGGTGGACCTCGACGGCGTGGTCGTGCCGGGCGGCGGCGAACTGGTGCTGATCGGCAACACCCCGGCCAACCAGGACCCGGCACGGTTCCCCGACGCGGCCCGGTTCGACATCCGCCGCGACGCGAGCGGCCACCTCGCCTTCGGTCACGGCATCCACGCCTGCTTCGGCGCCCCCCTGGCCCGTCTCGAGGCCAAGGCCGCCGTCCGAGCGCTCCTGGAGCGCTGCCCCGATCTGGCACTCGCCGTCGACGCGGACGCGTTGCTGTGGCATCCAAGCGTCATGATGCGCGGACTGACGTCACTGCCGGTTCGGGTACGCGCTGCGGCCGTCTCCCCGGCCTCCTGA
- a CDS encoding cytochrome P450, with translation MTTTEAGTLPGAGPSDDATPEGIIADLTGTDPEFTANPYPYFAKLRALGPVHRARVMDGRLGWLIVGPSEARAALKDPRFSTDQRYMTAWPDMGRSAIGTNMLQADPPDHTRLRKLVSKEFTPRRIEALRPRIQQITDELLDKVVPLGSADLVDTFSLRLPLQVICELFGVPEQDREDFHRWSSQMSAPPNPEAGQAAGEAMAGYLGALIAGKRVGDGSDLLSDLVRTSDESGDRLSDEELFGMAFLLLVAGHETTNNLIASAVSALLQHPDQLAALRTDWSLLDGAIEETMRHEGPVEVSAFRYTTEPVVIGDTEIPAGEVVMAGLASASRDPERFTDPERFNILRDPRETRGHIGFGHGIHACIGAPLAKLEAGIALRTLLTRCPDLALAVDPADLLWRPPTLFLRSLEQLPVRF, from the coding sequence ATGACGACAACCGAAGCAGGGACGCTGCCGGGGGCAGGCCCGTCGGACGATGCCACCCCCGAGGGAATCATCGCCGATCTCACAGGCACGGACCCGGAGTTCACCGCCAACCCCTATCCGTATTTCGCGAAGCTGCGCGCGCTCGGCCCGGTGCATCGCGCCCGCGTGATGGACGGCAGGCTCGGCTGGCTGATCGTGGGGCCGAGCGAGGCACGTGCCGCGCTGAAGGACCCGAGGTTCAGCACGGACCAGCGGTACATGACGGCCTGGCCGGACATGGGCCGCAGTGCCATCGGCACCAACATGCTGCAGGCCGACCCGCCCGACCACACGCGGCTGCGCAAGCTGGTCTCCAAGGAGTTCACGCCACGCCGTATCGAGGCGCTGCGGCCCCGCATACAGCAGATCACCGACGAACTCCTGGACAAAGTGGTGCCGTTGGGCTCGGCGGACTTGGTCGACACCTTCAGTCTGAGGTTGCCGCTTCAGGTGATCTGCGAGCTCTTCGGTGTACCGGAGCAGGACCGCGAGGACTTTCACCGCTGGTCGAGTCAGATGTCCGCGCCGCCGAACCCGGAGGCGGGACAGGCCGCGGGAGAGGCCATGGCCGGCTATCTGGGAGCCCTCATCGCGGGCAAGCGCGTGGGTGACGGCAGTGATCTGCTCAGCGATCTGGTTCGCACCTCCGACGAGTCCGGGGACCGGCTCTCCGACGAGGAACTCTTCGGCATGGCCTTCCTGTTGCTCGTCGCCGGGCACGAGACGACGAACAACCTGATCGCCAGCGCCGTCTCGGCGTTGCTGCAACATCCCGACCAGCTCGCCGCGCTGCGCACCGACTGGTCACTCCTCGACGGCGCCATCGAGGAGACTATGCGCCATGAGGGACCGGTGGAGGTCTCCGCCTTCCGCTACACCACCGAGCCCGTCGTCATCGGCGACACCGAGATACCGGCCGGTGAGGTGGTGATGGCCGGCCTCGCCTCCGCGTCCCGCGACCCGGAGCGGTTCACCGACCCTGAGCGCTTCAACATCCTGCGCGACCCGCGCGAGACCCGCGGTCACATCGGGTTCGGCCATGGCATCCACGCCTGCATCGGTGCCCCGCTGGCCAAACTGGAGGCGGGTATCGCCCTGCGGACACTGCTGACGCGCTGCCCCGATCTGGCACTCGCCGTCGACCCGGCCGACCTGCTGTGGCGTCCGCCGACGCTGTTCCTGCGCAGCCTCGAACAGCTGCCGGTACGTTTCTGA
- a CDS encoding nucleotide disphospho-sugar-binding domain-containing protein encodes MRVLIVVWPLTAHLNPTLPLAHALQGAGHEVRIASHPDLSPAITGAGLHAIPLGTQQTIAAPYTVGDHLLPQDRVDRLAKALSVSPDVEADVWATLSTYTLASSRIFHPADASGSAGWGGVDDLVAVAGDWQPDLVLWDPNWPGAAVAARTCGAAQGRILWGRDFLGWADHRATAHREELAAAGLAHPVAEIIRPAAERHGVEVDDELLLGQFTLDPTPADMRLQSRARTVPIRRIPYSGAAEVPGWLRATPERPRVALSLGVTQRMFDNDRVMIPALLDTVDGLDIEVIATLDSSQLAGLRVPDNVRTVDYLPLNLLLPSCAAIIHHGGIGTFTAAVAHSVPQLSVVDDRGIAYAAHAHYAVRHGAGLYAHPGHLTVAQMRQGLLRLLSEPAFREGAERLHADWLAMPSPLDTVPVLEKLVADHRASS; translated from the coding sequence ATGCGCGTCCTGATCGTGGTGTGGCCCCTGACCGCCCACCTGAACCCGACTCTTCCCCTCGCCCACGCCCTCCAGGGCGCCGGCCATGAGGTCCGGATCGCCTCGCACCCCGACCTGTCCCCGGCCATCACGGGGGCAGGGCTGCACGCGATCCCGCTCGGCACCCAGCAGACCATCGCGGCTCCCTACACTGTCGGCGATCACCTGCTCCCGCAGGACCGAGTGGACCGACTCGCTAAGGCGCTTTCCGTCTCGCCCGACGTCGAGGCCGACGTCTGGGCCACACTCAGCACGTACACGCTGGCGTCCTCGCGGATATTCCACCCGGCCGATGCCTCGGGCAGCGCCGGGTGGGGCGGGGTGGACGACCTGGTGGCGGTAGCCGGTGACTGGCAGCCGGATCTGGTGTTGTGGGACCCGAACTGGCCGGGCGCAGCGGTCGCCGCCCGCACCTGCGGCGCCGCGCAGGGGCGGATCCTGTGGGGCCGCGACTTCCTGGGGTGGGCGGACCACCGGGCCACGGCGCACCGGGAGGAACTGGCGGCAGCGGGCCTGGCGCACCCGGTCGCCGAGATCATCCGCCCGGCCGCGGAGCGGCACGGGGTCGAGGTCGACGACGAACTGCTGCTGGGCCAGTTCACGCTCGACCCGACGCCGGCGGACATGCGGCTGCAGAGCCGGGCCCGCACCGTGCCGATCCGGCGCATCCCCTACTCCGGCGCCGCCGAGGTCCCCGGCTGGCTGCGTGCCACGCCCGAGCGGCCCAGGGTGGCCCTGTCGCTCGGCGTGACACAACGGATGTTCGACAACGACCGGGTGATGATCCCGGCGCTGCTCGACACAGTGGACGGCCTCGACATCGAGGTGATCGCCACACTGGACTCCTCCCAACTGGCCGGCCTTCGCGTCCCCGACAACGTCCGCACCGTCGACTACCTCCCGCTGAACCTGCTCCTGCCAAGCTGCGCGGCGATCATCCATCACGGTGGCATCGGGACGTTCACGGCCGCCGTCGCGCACAGCGTGCCGCAGCTCTCGGTCGTCGACGACCGGGGCATCGCGTACGCGGCGCACGCCCATTACGCGGTGCGCCACGGGGCAGGTCTGTACGCGCACCCGGGGCATCTGACCGTGGCCCAGATGCGTCAGGGACTGCTGCGGCTGCTGTCCGAGCCGGCGTTCCGCGAGGGGGCCGAACGGTTGCACGCCGACTGGCTGGCGATGCCGAGTCCCCTGGACACCGTCCCTGTGCTGGAGAAACTCGTCGCCGATCACCGGGCCTCGAGCTGA